One region of Pogona vitticeps strain Pit_001003342236 chromosome 1, PviZW2.1, whole genome shotgun sequence genomic DNA includes:
- the LGMN gene encoding legumain encodes MALKAVIVISCILGIGALPLEDPEDGGKHWVVIVAGSNGWYNYRHQADACHAYQIVHRNGIPDEQIVVMMYDDIAYDEENPTPGIIINRPNGTDVYKGVLKDYVKEDVTPENFLAVLRGDAEAVKNKGSGKVLKSGPKDHVFVYFTDHGAPGLLAFPSDDLNVQDLKKTIQYMYHHKKYQKLVFYIEACESGSMMEHLPDNINAYATTAANSDESSYACYFDDKRQTYLGDLYSVSWMEDSDAEDLKKETLHKQFVLVKKHTNTSHVMQYGNLSIAHMKVVQFQGTSKASSAPISLPPVSHYDLTPSPDVPLAIMKRKLMATNDVYEAKAILGEMKRHLEAKELIQKSMRKIIYFITNSDERTEHILSNRLMLRNYDCYESALEHFKARCFNWHSPLYEYALRQLYALVNVCESGYHIDRIQLAMDQVCLGY; translated from the exons ATGGCTTTGAAGGCGGTGATAGTGATCAGCTGTATCCTGGGGATCGGGGCCCTTCCCCTGGAAGACCCAGAGGATGGAGGCAAGCATTGGGTTGTCATCGTTGCTGGTTCAAATGGCTGGTATAACTACAGGCACCAG gctgatgCATGTCATGCTTACCAGATTGTACACCGGaatggcattccagatgaacaGATAGTTGTTATGATGTACGATGACATTGCCTATGATGAAGA GAATCCTACCCCAGGTATCATAATCAATCGACCCAATGGCACAGATGTGTACAAAGGAGTATTAAAGGACTATGTGAAAGAG GATGTTACACCTGAGAACTTCCTTGCTGTGCTGAGAGGGGATGCTGAAGCAGTAAAGAATAAAGGATCAGGGAAAGTACTAAAAAG tGGTCCCAAGGATCATGTATTTGTCTACTTCACTGATCATGGTGCCCCTGGGCTTCTGGCTTTTCCATCAGATGAT cTCAACGTGCAAGACTTAAAAAAGACCATCCAGTATATGTACCATCACAAAAAGTACCAGAAG CTGGTGTTTTACATTGAGGCATGTGAATCTGGATCAATGATGGAACACCTACCAGATAACATAAACG CTTACGCCACGACCGCTGCCAATTCCGACGAGTCATCATATGCCTGTTACTTTGATGACAAGAGACAAACTTACCTTGGAGACTTGTACAGTGTCAGTTGGATGGAAGATTCTGATGCA GAGGATCTGAAAAAAGAAACTCTCCACAAGCAGTTCGTCTTGGTAAAGAAACATACCAACACCAGCCATGTGATGCAGTATGGAAACTTA TCCATCGCTCATATGAAAGTGGTCCAGTTCCAGGGCACAAGTAAAGCTTCTAGTGCCCCCATTTCATTGCCTCCAGTCAGTCACTACGACCTCACTCCCAGCCCCGACGTGCCCCTTGCAATCATGAAGCGCAAATTGATGGCCACTAACGATGTCTATGAGGCAAAGGCAATCTTGGGAGAGATGAAGAGACATCTGGAG GCAAAAGAGCTAATCCAGAAGTCTATGCGCAAGATTATCTACTTCATAACAAACTCAGATGAGCGTACTGAGCACATCTTATCAAACCGGTTGATGCTCAGGAATTATGATTGCTATGAATCGGCACTAGAGCACTTCAAAGCCCGCTGCTTCAACTGGCACTCTCCTTTG tATGAATATGCTCTGAGACAGCTGTATGCCTTGGTCAATGTCTGTGAATCGGGATATCACATTGACAG AATACAACTAGCTATGGATCAGGTGTGCCTTGGATATTAA